In Vitis vinifera cultivar Pinot Noir 40024 chromosome 17, ASM3070453v1, one genomic interval encodes:
- the LOC100262936 gene encoding T-complex protein 1 subunit delta, whose amino-acid sequence MAAPVAPLVRSSKTESYVDNKRKDDIRQANIVAARAVADAVRTSLGPKGMDKMISTASGEVIITNDGATILNKMEVLQPAAKMLVELSKSQDIVAGDGTTTVVVIAGALLKQCLSLLSHGIHPTIISDSLHKASIKAVDVLTAMAVPVELSDRESLIKSASTSLNSKVVSQYSTLLAPLAVDAVLSVVDPAKPDLVDLRDVKIVKKLGGTVDDTELVKGLVFDKKVSHTAGGPTRVENAKIAVIQFQISPPKTDIEQSIVVSDYTQMDRILKEERNYILGMIKKIKATGCNVLLIQKSILRDAVTDLSLHYLAKAKILVIKDVERDEIEFITKTLNCLPIANIEHFRAEKLGFADCVEEVSLGDGKIVKITGIKDMGRTTTVLVRGSNMLVLDEAERSLHDALCVVRCLVNKRFLIAGGGAPEIELSRQLGAWAKVLQGMESYCVRSFAEALEVIPYTLAENAGLNPISIVTELRNRHAQGEINAGINVRKGQITNILEENVVQPLLVSTSAITLATECVRMILKIDDIVTVR is encoded by the coding sequence ATGGCGGCTCCCGTGGCTCCTCTGGTGCGCTCCTCCAAGACCGAGAGCTACGTTGACAACAAGCGCAAAGATGACATCCGCCAAGCCAACATCGTCGCGGCACGAGCTGTGGCTGATGCCGTCCGCACCAGCTTGGGCCCCAAGGGCATGGACAAGATGATTTCCACCGCCAGCGGCGAGGTTATCATTACCAACGACGGCGCCACCATTCTCAACAAGATGGAGGTGCTCCAGCCGGCGGCAAAGATGCTTGTGGAGCTCTCTAAGTCTCAGGATATTGTTGCTGGCGATGGCACTACCACCGTGGTTGTTATCGCCGGCGCTCTACTGAAGCAGTGCCTCTCGCTTCTTTCGCACGGCATTCACCCAACAATCATCTCAGATTCGCTCCACAAGGCGTCGATCAAGGCCGTGGATGTCCTCACTGCCATGGCCGTTCCGGTGGAACTCTCCGACCGCGAATCATTGATTAAATCCGCCAGCACTTCGCTTAACAGCAAGGTTGTGAGCCAGTACTCGACGCTGCTCGCTCCGCTTGCCGTTGATGCAGTGCTCTCCGTCGTCGACCCGGCGAAGCCCGACCTCGTGGATCTCCGCGACGTCAAGATCGTGAAAAAGCTGGGAGGTACTGTGGACGACACCGAGTTGGTCAAGGGCTTGGTTTTCGACAAGAAGGTGAGTCACACAGCTGGCGGGCCGACCCGGGTGGAGAACGCTAAGATTGCAGTGATTCAGTTCCAGATTTCGCCTCCAAAGACTGATATTGAGCAGAGTATTGTAGTTTCCGATTATACCCAAATGGACCGGATattgaaagaagagagaaattaTATTCTAGGTATGATTAAGAAGATTAAGGCCACTGGCTGTAACGTTCTGCTGATTCAGAAGAGTATATTGAGAGATGCAGTGACGGATCTCTCGTTGCATTATCTTGCTAAAGCAAAGATTTTGGTGATAAAGGATGTGGAGCGTGATGAAATTGAGTTCATTACAAAGACTCTGAATTGTTTGCCAATTGCAAATATTGAGCATTTCAGGGCAGAGAAGTTGGGTTTTGCGGATTGTGTTGAGGAGGTTTCACTTGGAGATGGGAAGATTGTGAAAATCACTGGCATTAAGGATATGGGTCGGACCACGACTGTGCTTGTTCGTGGGTCGAATATGTTGGTTCTAGATGAGGCAGAACGGAGTTTGCACGATGCTTTGTGTGTTGTTAGGTGCTTGGTGAACAAGAGGTTTTTGATTGCTGGTGGTGGTGCTCCAGAGATTGAGCTATCGAGGCAGCTTGGTGCTTGGGCAAAGGTGTTGCAGGGAATGGAGAGCTACTGTGTCCGGTCATTTGCAGAGGCTCTTGAAGTTATTCCTTATACCTTGGCTGAGAACGCAGGCTTGAACCCAATATCTATTGTGACCGAGCTTAGGAACCGTCATGCTCAAGGGGAGATCAATGCCGGAATCAATGTGAGGAAGGGACAGATTACAAACATCTTGGAGGAGAATGTGGTGCAGCCACTGCTGGTGAGCACAAGTGCTATCACTCTGGCAACAGAGTGTGTGCGGATGATTTTGAAGATCGATGATATTGTTACAGTGAGGTAG
- the LOC100249272 gene encoding WAT1-related protein At3g18200 — protein MGSESMVSVKTKLLAALLVLQLCYAGTHIVSRVALNIGVSKVVYPVYRNLIALLLLGPFAYFSEKKERPPLTFSLLVQFFLLASLGITANQGFYLLGLYYASPTFASAMQNSVPAITFVMAFALRLEKVDISRRYGLAKVLGTIASIGGATIITIYKGPPLLHQTHPQPGNSLEEDMYSRKMQNWTWGCVYLVGHCLSWAGWMVLQAPVLRNYPAKLSLTSFTCFFGLIQFLIIAAFVETNPELWKIQSGEELFTILYAGVVAAGIVFSLQTWCIQKGGPVFVAVFQPMQTLLVAVMASLILGDQLYLGGIIGAALIMIGLYSVLWGKTEEKRVGSQDQERTLTKHLLDTENRDKDDAPASDIP, from the exons ATGGGAAGTGAGAGTATGGTCTCTGTGAAAACAAAACTTCTTGCAGCATTGCTTGTTCTGCAGCTCTGCTATGCAGGGACTCACATTGTCTCCAGGGTTGCACTAAACATTGGTGTCAGCAAGGTTGTATACCCAGTTTATAGGAACCTCATTGCCCTGCTTCTGTTGGGCCCTTTTGCTTATTTCTCAGAGAA GAAGGAGAGACCACCTCTTACTTTCTCTTTGCTGGTTCAGTTCTTCCTTCTAGCATCGCTGGG AATCACTGCAAACCAAGGCTTTTATCTCTTGGGGTTGTATTATGCATCTCCAACTTTTGCATCTGCAATGCAGAACTCAGTTCCAGCAATCACTTTTGTCATGGCTTTTGCTCTGAG GCTTGAGAAGGTTGATATCTCAAGGAGATATGGACTGGCAAAGGTGCTGGGAACCATTGCAAGTATAGGAGGTGCCACAATCATCACTATCTACAAGGGCCCTCCTCTTCTGCACCAGACACATCCCCAACCGGGAAATTCCTTGGAGGAAGACATGTATTCCAGGAAAATGCAGAACTGGACATGGGGCTGTGTATACCTGGTTGGACACTGCCTATCATGGGCTGGTTGGATGGTCCTTCAG GCACCTGTGTTGAGGAACTATCCAGCTAAACTCAGTCTCACTTCATTTACGTGCTTCTTTGGATTGATCCAGTTCTTGATCATAGCAGCCTTTGTAGAAACCAACCCTGAGCTCTGGAAAATTCAATCAGGAGAAGAGCTTTTCACAATTCTATATGCT GGAGTTGTGGCAGCTGGGATCGTCTTCTCCCTTCAAACATGGTGTATTCAAAAAGGAGGTCCTGTTTTTGTTGCTGTCTTCCAGCCCATGCAGACACTTTTAGTCGCTGTCATGGCATCTCTAATTCTTGGCGATCAGTTATACCTTGGAGG GATTATCGGTGCAGCTCTCATTATGATTGGTCTTTACTCGGTTCTATGGGGTAAAACAGAAGAAAAGAGAGTAggaagccaagatcaggaacgGACATTGACAAAGCATCTTCTTGATACTGAAAATAGAGATAAAGATGATGCTCCTGCATCAGACATTCCATGA